Proteins encoded within one genomic window of Setaria italica strain Yugu1 chromosome IV, Setaria_italica_v2.0, whole genome shotgun sequence:
- the LOC101769071 gene encoding uncharacterized protein LOC101769071, whose product MPAIHGAQLIDILEGKSVEPSTKTLKITKENKTVEVVPNPVYVTWVAQDQQLLGYLLNSLTKDVLAQVATLTSSAEVWVVLEGMFSAQSHARATHLRMQLASLKKGGMTATVHVAKMKAIGDELATVGKAVGDDEMISFILNGLDSDYNSLVSSVIGRLDMTLSDLYAQIVAFDMHLQMLAENNNGGGFQSSANSASHGRGGFHPRDGNRGRGGSSGSGGHGFNNGFNNNAGGAPKQGGQSTKVARQICKKPNHEADECWYRFEEDYQPKVAGSATTGYEVDTN is encoded by the coding sequence ATGCCTGCCATCCATGGAGCTCAGCTGATCGACATCCTTGAAGGGAAATCTGTGGAGCCTTCAACCAAGACCCTGAAGATCACCAAGGAGAACAAGACGGTGGAGGTCGTGCCCAATCCAGTCTACGTGACATGGGTGGCACAAGATCAGCAACTACTTGGATACCTTCTGAATTCGCTGACAAAGGATGTGCTCGCTCAAGTAGCGACACTGACATCCTCAGCAGAAGTTTGGGTGGTCCTTGAAGGGATGTTCTCTGCCCAGTCTCATGCACGCGCAACTCATCTGCGCATGCAGTTGGCAAGCCTCAAGAAGGGCGGGATGACCGCCACGGTGCACGTCGCGAAGATGAAGGCAATTGGTGATGAGCTTGCCACCGTTGGCAAGGCTGTCGGGGATGATGAGATGATCTCGTTCATCCTCAATGGCTTGGACTCTGACTACAACTCCCTGGTTTCCTCTGTCATAGGGAGGCTCGACATGACACTGAGTGATCTCTACGCTCAGATTGTGGCCTTTGACATGCATCTCCAGATGCTGGCGGAAAACAACAATGGTGGAGGCTTCCAATCCTCCGCCAACTCTGCATCGCATGGACGCGGTGGCTTCCATCCTCGCGATGGCAACCGTGGCCGTGGTGGTAGTAGTGGTTCTGGAGGTCATGGCTTCAACAACGGCTTCAACAACAACGCTGGAGGTGCACCCAAGCAAGGAGGACAGTCAACCAAGGTCGCCCGTCAGATCTGCAAGAAGCCAAATCATGAAGCTGATGAGTGTTGGTACCGCTTTGAGGAAGATTACCAGCCCAAGGTTGCTGGTTCGGCCACCACCGGCTACGAGGTGGACACAAACTGA